The Lycium ferocissimum isolate CSIRO_LF1 chromosome 10, AGI_CSIRO_Lferr_CH_V1, whole genome shotgun sequence genome window below encodes:
- the LOC132034781 gene encoding uncharacterized protein LOC132034781 — MAQLMKDTSHPDNKIHRDYYQAKKLVSGLGLTSQKLTVVLMDVCCFNTWWVVIKMKPRGVVDTRYDLQVAYQEEQSHVSASIENDPIDCLRDDQVVGEEVDKSSYQPIVNEDGHDLIDGEDDEAASEEEEEEEAGSEEDDDDEEATSEEEDIFDSDDSQDQFQTQEEDEEEDEDD; from the exons ATGGCCCAATTAATGAAGGATACAAGTCATCCAGATAATAAGATACATCGTGATTACTATCAGGCAAAGAAGCTGGTGTCAGGACTTGGTCTAACTAGTCAAAAATTGACTGTTGTGTTAATGGATGTATGTT GCTTCAACACTTGGTGGGTGGTTATAAAGATGAAGCCAAGAGGAGTTGTGGATACAAGATATGATCTGCAAGTTGCTTACCAAGAGGAGCAATCACATGTTAGTGCAAGTATAGAGAATGACCCAATTGATTGCTTACGAGATGACCAAGTGGTCGGTGAAGAGGTTGATAAAAGTAGTTATCAACCCATTGTCAATGAAGATGGACATGATTTAATTGACGGGGAAGATGATGAGGCAGCAagtgaagaagaggaagaagaggaggcTGGAAGTGAAGAAGACGATGACGATGAAGAGGCAACAAGTGAAGAGGAAGATATTTTTGATAGTGATGATTCACAAGATCAGTTTCAAACCCAAGAAGAGGACGAAGAGGAAGATGAGGACGATTGA